The genomic DNA TCTCCTCCCTTTCCAGTAGGTGGCTAAATggatgaagaaaaaaagaagaatgtgaaagggaaagtggagattgatagtaaaaatgacttaaatatttgtctgtttctcgcccacattAATCAaactgcttctgaagacattgatttaaccactggagtcttgtgaattacatttatgctgcctttatgtgcttttggagcttcaaagttctggccacaatttacttgcattgtaaggacccacgaagctgagatattctgctagaaatcttggtttgtgttcagcagaaaaaagtcatacacatcatggATGGCAtcggagtgagtaaatgatgagggaattttcatttttgtgtgaattatcatTTAAAGCCTCACCAGAACttctcagaaatgtttttttgattATAGAGTGCAAAATCTGCAAAGAACTGATAGTTCATTACCAGTTATTATTTTATAGAGAGATGGTGACGACTAGCATATGTTTTCGGCCCAAGTCGCCCCGCTCCGAATGGGATTTGAACCGGTGTCTCTGGCGTGGatgcgggtgcgctaacaaggatgataaaggctacagcctctagcatcagttgctagtgcacctcttgaggtcagaagagtgaggtttacacactgcatagctatctaccagctggctcccattacacataCATAGCCTATTGAAACCACCAATACTGAATTTATTTTCGACAATTCGGCCTAAATGTTTTCAAGATTTCAATGTTTATGGAATGTTTTCCATATactgtagttaaaaaaaaaattatcaaatcccCCTTCATTCAAACAGACTCCAGACCAACCCATAACGTTGACACCATTGTACCTCAAGCAGTTTTTGCAACCAATCATTTTTCATCATGTtaaatttaaaaatttaattacCACTTTATCAACACAGCATGGTTAGAAATTACTATGTGGAGTCTGATGGTGCATTGATTTTGAGAAAGAAGTGGTTGATGCCAGATGGAGAATTATAGCACATCTTCTCCACAGGATGGAGCACGAGATTTTTGTCTGACTTCGATGGCTTTCCACCTGGACACTGACGTTTGTAATATATTCATGCCAATTTTATGGCATTAAGCTGAATAATATCGGCTTCAAAATTCCTATCTGCTGTACTTATTCGGTATTTAAAACTAAAACATAAAGCATATGCCATTGTGTCTGCTATACGTGTAAGCTATAAAAAAATAGCAATGCCATCAAGGGTTTGTTACATTGGCTGTTTTACTTGAGCATGCATAAAACGCGTTTATCCAAGAGCCGAGATATCCCATACTTTTATGCTGAGAGAACTCTTCCCAAGAATTATTACTGTAGTTGAAAAGGGATGGGCGTGAATCGCCCTCTAAAAGGATGAAGTAGTGATTTCTTTTCTTCACTCTTACTGGGCGCGCGCTTCACGCTCTGTCTCTCAAGACTGCTGAAGGAGCGGGAAATTACTTCTAACTATGGATTTAACAGGTAAATATTGGACAATAAAGCATAGAAATGTAGCAAAATAAAACCTACAGATTAAGACGCTATATCTTGTTGCTTTTTCATCAGGAATGTATTTACATTGAAGTGATGTTCACTTTGAAAATAGTTTAGCGTTACTTGTTATTATAAACTGCATGTGCTAAATGAGCTAAACGCAACTTGACATTGTTGCATCTTTCAGTCAGAATCAGATGTTGAATATTTGAGAAATATTTTTTGCGATAGCTATTGctgttttaaatcttttttttttttcactctcaaTTCTAATTGCACGTTCATTTTTTATTGTTGCTATTCTTTCAAATCAGGAAACATTGCACAAAATACATCGATCACCTTCCTGATATCAAACTGATGCGCATTGAGGAGGAGGGGTAAAATAGAGTGTGTGAcggtgaaagagagagtgtgtgacgGTGAGAGAGAGAGGTTAGTTTAGACCAGGTGATAGAGCCACAACAAACCTCCAAGGGGCTGGTGGTAAAGATCAGTTTGCACAGGATTCTTGTTCCGATCATGGTGCCAGCAGCCTGTCCCGGACCTTTAGCCATGCTGGCTCTCGCCTTTCTCCTGGGATGTGGCATAGGATTCTGTCTGGGCCAGAATGACACGGAGCCCATCGTTCTGGAGGGGAAGTGTCTGGTGGTGTGTGACTCCAACCCCTCTTCTGACGGCGGAGTCACTTCTTCGTTAGGGATATCTGTCCGTTCCGGCAGCGCCAAAATTGCTTTCTCGGCCGTCAGAGGGACAAACCACGAACCTTCAGAGATGAGCAATACATCCATGACCATCTATTTTGACCAGGTCAGGTGTCCCATTGGTGACTTTGTATTCACGTGAATTGCATATGCAGGGGTGTGCGAAGGAATTTTAGACATAAGCAACTGTTAAAAGTGCTAAAAGCACAATTCAGATAAAGTACGTGCGTTTTAGCCCAATTAGATATCGTTTAAgtgtaaatagatttttttaattaaatgcatgACGTAATGTTTTTCGGGTACTATCAATTGTGGGTTTTAAGTAATCAGATAGTTTAGGCTACCTATTACCAACTGACTTCTTggtgggggtgggtggggggaGGGGGTCTGTTGTTTAGATTTTACAACATCTGACCCCCGCGCGGTAAATTAAATTGATTCACATTAATCAAAACTGACCCAAACTAAAGTGCTTACAGATAGCTTGGAGTGTGCTTGGAGATCCGCATATTTCACTCTGAAATTGCAATTTTGAAAACTAGAAGTAGGCTAATTATGATATGTCTAAATGTGAATAATTTTCATTGCAACTTGATTTGTCATTCGTCATGTTACTTTGTTCCAGGTCTTGGTAAACATTGGCAATCATTTCGACCTAAAAGCTAGTGTGTTCACTGCACCACGAAGAGGAATATACAGTTTCAGCTTTCATGTGGTCAAAGTCTACAACAGACAAACCATACAGGTGAGAACAGCAGCGTATTCTCTCTACGTATTGTGTCCAAGTTATTCCTACTGAATCCTTAGTAGTAGGCTACTCGTGGAAAGCTAGTTTTCTGATAGCAAGGGACTAAAGTGCGCTCTTTCTCTTGCTATTCAGGTTAACCTGATTCAGAATGAATATCCGGTCATATCTGCTTTTGCTGGAGATCAGGATGTTACACGGGAGGCAGCGAGTAACGGAGTGCTACTGATGGTGGAGCGCGAGGATCGAGTCTATCTCAAGTTAGAGAGAGGGAATCTAATGGGCGGATGGAAATACTCCACGTTCTCTGGATTTTTAGTTTTTCCTCTATAACTGACTCGCAAACGAGTTTACGCCGagtgacattaaaaaaaaaataactaaaaaaacgAGGAAGAACATGCTTTCTTTGTTTGAAC from Xyrauchen texanus isolate HMW12.3.18 chromosome 41, RBS_HiC_50CHRs, whole genome shotgun sequence includes the following:
- the cbln2b gene encoding cerebellin-2b, with protein sequence MVPAACPGPLAMLALAFLLGCGIGFCLGQNDTEPIVLEGKCLVVCDSNPSSDGGVTSSLGISVRSGSAKIAFSAVRGTNHEPSEMSNTSMTIYFDQVLVNIGNHFDLKASVFTAPRRGIYSFSFHVVKVYNRQTIQVNLIQNEYPVISAFAGDQDVTREAASNGVLLMVEREDRVYLKLERGNLMGGWKYSTFSGFLVFPL